One Novipirellula caenicola genomic window carries:
- a CDS encoding ATP-binding protein, protein MASLFVVRGRDQGKHFQLQGSVVRIGRDKTNTIQLLDTEASRVHAEIQLDKTGSCRLLDLDSSNGTLVNGVPKRQHDLASGDRIEIGGSMMIFTGTGQPGAGRSGAMEAAHGVDIVQQSHHNDGSRIISSISPSSGTFRSRFDSDSSEGLAAPRTITPSVSDADRSLEVMYLTAIAVGRTDDLNQVLNRILRLVFDWIEADRGCVMLRDNESGLFQPAARCDRQDAPSNKLGSQRRIEISRTMLDYVLEKKEGVRTSDARDDIRFDSAASIVSAGVREAICVPLQGRYDIVGALYVDTYTDPGQMMARDNASRFTDDHLRLITAIGHQAALAIEDTFYYSALVQGERLAAMGQTIATLSHHIKNILQGIRGGSYLIEAGLERDDTDAVRRGWRIVDRNQERISNLVLDMLTFSKEREPQCVDADLNETVADVVELMQPRAQEMNVQLQSELSPEMPDAFFDSDALHRAILNLVTNAVDAASEHAKKQNEAAEEADAAKENDETQESGDQDLLVANVKVITWYDPAEGWIVDVVDNGPGVPEEDRQKIFSLFESRKGARGTGLGLPVSAKIMVEHGGDIQVLTPPSGKGSCFRLRLPPRGTDLGDLSRRDTMA, encoded by the coding sequence ATGGCTTCTCTGTTCGTGGTCCGAGGGCGTGATCAAGGAAAACACTTTCAATTGCAAGGAAGTGTTGTTCGGATCGGTCGCGACAAAACCAACACGATCCAATTGTTGGATACCGAAGCGTCACGTGTTCATGCTGAAATCCAATTGGACAAAACCGGCAGTTGCCGTCTGCTCGATTTGGACAGCAGCAATGGGACCCTCGTCAATGGAGTGCCCAAGCGGCAACATGATCTCGCCAGCGGTGATCGGATCGAAATCGGAGGATCCATGATGATCTTTACCGGCACCGGTCAACCCGGCGCCGGTCGCTCCGGAGCGATGGAGGCGGCGCATGGAGTCGACATCGTCCAACAAAGTCACCACAACGACGGCAGCCGAATCATCTCTTCGATCTCCCCCTCTTCGGGGACGTTTCGCTCGCGATTCGATTCGGATTCGAGCGAGGGGTTGGCGGCACCACGAACGATCACGCCGTCGGTAAGCGATGCCGATCGCTCGCTCGAGGTGATGTATTTGACAGCAATCGCGGTGGGACGGACCGATGATTTGAACCAAGTGCTTAACCGCATTCTGCGTCTGGTGTTTGATTGGATCGAAGCGGACCGCGGTTGTGTGATGTTGCGTGACAACGAATCGGGGTTGTTCCAACCGGCCGCCCGTTGCGATCGTCAAGATGCTCCGAGTAACAAACTCGGCAGTCAGCGGCGGATCGAAATCAGCCGCACGATGCTCGACTATGTCTTGGAGAAAAAAGAAGGCGTGCGAACCAGTGACGCACGTGATGACATCCGATTTGACTCGGCCGCTTCGATCGTCAGCGCGGGCGTTCGCGAGGCAATCTGCGTCCCGCTGCAAGGCCGGTATGACATCGTCGGTGCGTTATACGTGGACACGTACACCGACCCAGGCCAGATGATGGCCCGTGACAATGCATCACGTTTCACCGACGATCATCTGCGGTTGATCACCGCGATCGGCCACCAAGCCGCGCTGGCAATCGAAGACACGTTCTACTATTCAGCACTGGTTCAGGGCGAGCGGTTGGCTGCGATGGGGCAAACGATTGCCACGCTTTCGCATCACATCAAGAACATCTTGCAAGGCATTCGCGGAGGCAGCTATCTAATCGAAGCCGGATTGGAGCGCGATGACACCGATGCGGTGCGGCGAGGATGGCGGATCGTCGATCGTAACCAAGAGCGTATTTCCAACTTGGTACTCGATATGTTGACCTTTTCCAAAGAACGCGAACCGCAATGCGTCGATGCCGATTTGAATGAAACGGTCGCCGATGTCGTGGAATTGATGCAGCCTCGTGCTCAGGAAATGAACGTTCAGCTGCAGTCCGAATTGTCGCCCGAAATGCCCGATGCATTTTTCGACTCGGACGCTCTGCATCGCGCCATCTTGAACCTTGTGACCAACGCAGTGGATGCGGCGTCGGAACATGCCAAGAAACAAAACGAAGCTGCCGAGGAGGCCGATGCGGCGAAGGAAAACGACGAGACCCAAGAGAGCGGCGATCAAGATTTGTTGGTCGCCAACGTCAAAGTGATCACGTGGTATGATCCGGCCGAAGGCTGGATCGTCGATGTCGTCGACAATGGACCTGGCGTTCCAGAAGAGGATCGTCAAAAGATTTTCTCATTGTTCGAATCACGCAAAGGCGCTAGAGGCACCGGACTAGGCTTGCCCGTCAGTGCAAAAATCATGGTCGAACATGGCGGGGACATTCAAGTCTTGACGCCGCCGAGTGGCAAAGGCAGCTGTTTCCGTTTGCGGCTGCCACCGCGGGGAACCGATCTGGGCGACCTGAGTCGCCGCGACACGATGGCATAG
- a CDS encoding AAA family ATPase → MVQPPPIEPSSDAAATTRLVHACNQVRQQVARIVVGQDEVIEQLLIAILARGHCLLEGVPGLAKTLMIRTLAESMELSFRRIQFTPDLMPGDITGTEIIQEDPATGRREFKFERGPIFTQMLLADEINRTPPKTQAALLEAMQEHEVTAAGTTYRLNEPFFVLATQNPIEQEGTYPLPEAQRDRFLFHVVVGYPSRDEESEIVDRTTSTFKSTVEPVISGEDIVQFQNTVRNVPLPPHVKDWVLDAVRTVRPQDENCAMWAKELIQWGPGPRASQQLVLASKARALLHGRPSVSIEDVQALALPVLRHRVVPTFAAEADGITVDDLILRMIREASKKTTKVL, encoded by the coding sequence TTGGTCCAACCGCCCCCGATTGAGCCGTCTAGCGACGCTGCCGCCACCACGCGGCTGGTTCATGCCTGTAACCAAGTTCGACAGCAGGTTGCCCGGATCGTTGTAGGGCAAGACGAGGTCATCGAACAATTGTTGATCGCCATTCTTGCACGCGGCCATTGCTTGCTCGAAGGCGTTCCGGGGCTGGCCAAAACGTTGATGATCCGCACGCTCGCAGAGTCCATGGAATTATCGTTTCGGCGAATCCAATTCACGCCCGACTTGATGCCCGGTGACATCACCGGCACCGAAATCATTCAAGAAGACCCTGCCACGGGACGCCGCGAATTCAAGTTCGAACGGGGCCCGATCTTTACCCAAATGCTGCTGGCGGACGAAATCAACCGAACGCCTCCGAAAACTCAGGCCGCATTGCTCGAAGCGATGCAGGAACATGAGGTGACCGCAGCCGGAACCACGTATCGGTTAAACGAACCTTTCTTTGTTTTGGCGACCCAAAACCCGATTGAGCAGGAAGGCACTTACCCGTTGCCGGAAGCTCAACGTGATCGATTCTTGTTTCACGTCGTTGTCGGCTACCCCAGTCGCGATGAAGAATCCGAGATTGTCGACCGCACCACGTCTACGTTCAAAAGCACGGTCGAGCCGGTGATTTCGGGCGAAGACATCGTGCAGTTCCAAAACACCGTCCGCAATGTACCGCTACCGCCGCATGTCAAAGACTGGGTGCTCGATGCCGTGCGAACGGTACGTCCACAGGATGAAAATTGTGCCATGTGGGCCAAAGAACTGATTCAATGGGGTCCAGGGCCACGCGCTAGCCAACAATTGGTGCTTGCATCCAAAGCGCGAGCCCTGCTGCACGGACGCCCGAGTGTTTCGATCGAAGACGTGCAAGCACTCGCACTTCCCGTTCTTCGCCACCGCGTTGTACCGACTTTTGCAGCCGAGGCCGATGGCATCACCGTGGACGATCTGATTCTGCGGATGATTCGCGAAGCTTCTAAAAAAACAACAAAAGTTTTGTAA
- the rffA gene encoding dTDP-4-amino-4,6-dideoxygalactose transaminase gives MHTELNGDTTPWNEHTRSQTVSPPSRIANDLQTLDAHPNNGAATTGQTERLEICQPYVFGDEIELIAKVLWSGQLCGDGPFTRKCHTLLEESLQCKKALLTTSCTSALEMSAMLLDLQPGDEVIMPSFTFVSTANAFTNLGVRPVFCDVRSDTLNIDETLIESLITPRTRAIAVVHYAGVGCEMETINAIAKRHGIAVIEDAAHAIFGYYRGQALGTIGRFGTASFHQTKNYSCGEGGALLINEPEFAERAEIIREKGTNRAMFLRGQVDRYTWCDKGSSYLPSDILAAHLWVQLREHEFVQQHRRSLHEFYMAELTPWAQEHDVQLPIIPAECESAYHLFWMMVPSLDIQTRLTDYLKACGISAAFHYQPLHSSAMGQNYGYQLGDCPVTEKAADRLLRIPFYTGLSLQQAARVVDALKRFDDWKQ, from the coding sequence ATGCACACAGAGTTAAACGGCGACACCACACCTTGGAACGAACACACTCGATCGCAAACGGTTTCACCGCCGTCCAGGATAGCAAACGATCTGCAAACGCTTGATGCTCACCCGAACAACGGAGCGGCTACGACCGGTCAAACCGAGCGACTGGAAATTTGCCAGCCTTATGTGTTTGGTGATGAAATCGAATTGATCGCAAAAGTTTTGTGGTCAGGGCAACTTTGCGGCGACGGTCCTTTCACTCGAAAGTGCCACACGCTGTTAGAAGAGTCATTGCAGTGCAAGAAAGCGTTGTTGACGACGTCTTGCACCTCGGCACTTGAAATGTCCGCAATGCTGCTCGATTTGCAGCCGGGCGACGAAGTCATCATGCCTTCGTTCACGTTTGTCTCTACTGCCAATGCGTTCACCAATCTGGGCGTTCGCCCCGTGTTTTGCGACGTCCGCAGCGATACTCTAAATATCGACGAAACGTTGATCGAATCGCTGATCACTCCACGTACCCGTGCGATTGCCGTCGTGCATTATGCTGGGGTGGGATGTGAGATGGAAACGATCAATGCGATTGCCAAACGCCATGGCATCGCCGTGATCGAAGATGCCGCGCATGCAATCTTTGGCTACTATCGCGGCCAGGCGCTCGGCACGATCGGACGATTTGGAACGGCGAGTTTTCATCAAACCAAGAATTACTCGTGCGGCGAAGGGGGCGCGTTGTTGATCAACGAACCCGAGTTTGCCGAGCGTGCCGAGATCATTCGCGAAAAAGGAACCAACCGTGCCATGTTTCTTCGCGGCCAAGTTGACCGCTACACATGGTGCGACAAAGGCTCGAGCTACTTGCCGTCGGATATTCTTGCTGCTCACTTGTGGGTGCAACTTCGCGAACACGAGTTTGTCCAACAACACCGCCGGTCGCTGCACGAATTCTACATGGCGGAACTGACACCATGGGCGCAAGAACACGACGTGCAATTGCCAATCATCCCGGCGGAATGCGAATCGGCATACCATTTGTTCTGGATGATGGTTCCGTCGCTGGACATTCAAACGCGTTTGACCGATTACTTGAAAGCCTGCGGAATCAGCGCGGCGTTTCATTACCAACCGCTGCATAGCTCGGCGATGGGGCAAAACTACGGTTACCAACTTGGGGATTGCCCAGTCACCGAAAAAGCGGCGGACCGATTGCTACGCATCCCCTTCTACACCGGTTTGTCACTGCAGCAGGCGGCAAGAGTGGTCGATGCGCTAAAGCGTTTTGATGATTGGAAACAATAG
- a CDS encoding glycosyltransferase family 4 protein, with translation MRLLYVHHAGDVRETYHRLAAGGLETYHAQRYSMESYAKLSGLVDEFAVLTSVTEKPYDEVLPNGVRAIGAGLAKSADSNAMISSILQYAPTHLAIHPIDQTVIRWIASQQIPTITTFANTLAREKCGFPRNLVREAKTRRTARALNQNNFHWVGSYGINSSRELARLGVNPKKIIPWDYLIDSDPGPFTPKQSPSNRDPFTLCYVGTVSEGKGVAEMIEAVAILKSMSINTTLKLVGPDTNHFARDQCTRYNIQDRVELMGLMPSDSIEPLMNQCDLVIVPSQHDYPEGFPLVIHHALRACTPTIASDHPMFTSHLKHRENAMIFPQKDAKKMAECMSEILNAPPLYASISAASHDTWKRLRLPVKWGDLLIRWIRNQNEDQDWLSERSLASLDNEQSYRQLACASR, from the coding sequence GTGCGTCTTCTGTATGTTCATCACGCCGGGGACGTTCGCGAAACGTATCACCGACTCGCAGCCGGTGGGCTCGAAACGTACCATGCCCAGCGGTATTCGATGGAATCGTATGCCAAGCTAAGTGGCCTGGTTGACGAGTTCGCGGTGTTGACCTCGGTGACCGAGAAACCGTACGACGAAGTGCTACCCAACGGAGTCCGTGCGATCGGCGCAGGGCTGGCCAAGAGCGCAGACTCCAACGCGATGATCAGCTCGATCTTGCAATACGCACCGACCCACCTCGCCATTCACCCGATTGATCAAACGGTGATTCGCTGGATCGCGTCGCAGCAAATTCCGACCATCACCACGTTTGCAAACACACTGGCTCGCGAGAAATGTGGATTCCCTCGCAATTTGGTTCGTGAAGCCAAGACACGGCGAACGGCGCGAGCGCTGAACCAAAACAATTTTCATTGGGTCGGCAGCTACGGCATCAATTCGTCTCGCGAACTCGCTCGGCTTGGCGTGAACCCCAAAAAGATCATCCCTTGGGATTACCTGATCGACTCCGACCCTGGCCCGTTCACACCAAAGCAGTCACCGAGCAATCGCGACCCGTTTACGTTGTGCTACGTCGGCACCGTTTCGGAGGGCAAAGGGGTGGCCGAAATGATCGAAGCGGTTGCCATTTTGAAATCGATGTCGATCAACACGACACTTAAATTGGTGGGGCCTGATACGAACCATTTTGCACGCGATCAATGCACACGCTACAACATCCAAGATCGCGTTGAATTGATGGGGTTGATGCCAAGCGATTCGATTGAACCGCTGATGAACCAGTGCGATCTTGTCATCGTGCCAAGTCAACACGATTACCCCGAAGGATTTCCGTTGGTCATTCATCACGCGCTTCGCGCCTGCACACCAACGATTGCATCGGATCATCCGATGTTCACCAGCCATTTGAAGCATCGCGAAAACGCGATGATCTTTCCTCAGAAAGATGCGAAAAAAATGGCAGAGTGCATGAGCGAAATCCTGAACGCGCCGCCGCTCTACGCGTCGATCTCAGCCGCCTCGCATGACACTTGGAAACGGCTTCGGCTGCCTGTCAAATGGGGCGATCTTCTGATCCGCTGGATACGCAATCAGAACGAGGACCAAGATTGGTTGTCCGAACGCAGCCTAGCCAGCCTGGACAATGAGCAAAGTTACCGTCAACTGGCCTGCGCGAGTCGTTAA
- the crtI gene encoding phytoene desaturase family protein: protein MSSRKVVVVGAGPGGLAAAMQLAFAGCDVTVLERQRSVGGRTSSIQSDGFRFDCGPTFFLYPRVLSEIFRSVGYDLMEEVPMTRLDTQYRLTFGKGGQLDCSSDIDAMDRQIAELSPGDVGAFRRFLDDNRVKLAKFRPILESPFRSPLDLFRPSVLSAVPYLNPQRSLAAELQRYFTDPRLVIAFGFQAKYLGMSPFQCPSLFSILSFLEYEYGVWHPVGGCNQVSERMADIARSLGVKIHLDEPVQSIELEGRRLTAVRTSQDRYAADSFVVNADFADWMTRHVPNELRRRWSDRAIEKKRFSCSTFMLYLGIDGSYDDLPHHNIHISRDYEQNLCEIETTHRLSTDPSFYVQNASVTDPSLAPPGCSTLYVLVPVTHQHENVDWAAEGDAFRDRTLDCMAQIGCGDIRDRIRFEHRITPDDWQQRYGVYRGATFNLAHNLGQMLHRRPGNRFEDLDGVYLVGGGTHPGSGLPVIYESSRITSRLLLDDLGIDAAFIDHPEASPLQK, encoded by the coding sequence TTGTCATCTCGGAAAGTGGTTGTCGTCGGCGCGGGGCCCGGCGGGCTCGCGGCTGCGATGCAATTGGCGTTCGCGGGGTGTGACGTCACCGTGCTCGAGCGGCAGCGGTCGGTCGGGGGGCGTACGTCCTCGATCCAATCCGATGGGTTTCGCTTTGATTGCGGCCCCACGTTCTTTCTGTACCCCCGCGTGCTTTCAGAGATCTTTCGTAGCGTCGGTTACGATTTGATGGAAGAAGTGCCGATGACGCGTTTGGACACGCAATATCGGTTGACCTTTGGCAAGGGAGGTCAGCTCGACTGCAGCAGTGACATCGATGCGATGGACCGTCAGATCGCCGAACTCAGCCCCGGCGACGTCGGTGCGTTCCGACGATTTTTGGATGACAACCGTGTCAAGTTGGCAAAGTTTCGTCCGATCCTTGAGTCGCCCTTTCGCTCGCCACTGGATCTGTTTCGCCCGTCGGTCTTGTCGGCGGTTCCTTATTTGAATCCGCAGCGTTCGCTTGCCGCCGAACTGCAGCGTTACTTTACCGATCCACGTTTGGTAATCGCGTTTGGATTTCAGGCGAAGTACCTGGGGATGTCACCGTTTCAATGCCCAAGTCTGTTTAGCATCTTGTCGTTCCTCGAGTACGAGTACGGCGTGTGGCATCCCGTCGGTGGTTGCAATCAAGTCAGCGAGCGGATGGCCGACATCGCTCGATCGCTAGGAGTGAAGATTCACCTGGACGAACCTGTCCAATCGATCGAATTGGAAGGGCGACGTTTAACCGCAGTGCGTACGTCGCAAGATCGTTACGCTGCGGATTCGTTTGTCGTCAATGCGGATTTTGCCGACTGGATGACACGACATGTTCCTAACGAATTGCGACGACGATGGAGCGATCGTGCGATCGAAAAAAAGAGATTCTCTTGCAGCACGTTCATGCTGTACTTGGGAATTGATGGATCGTACGACGACCTGCCGCATCACAACATTCACATTAGCCGCGATTACGAACAGAATCTTTGCGAGATCGAAACGACACACCGGCTCAGCACGGATCCGTCATTTTACGTTCAGAATGCTTCGGTGACCGATCCATCGTTAGCACCGCCCGGGTGCAGCACGTTGTACGTGTTGGTGCCGGTGACGCATCAACATGAAAATGTCGATTGGGCAGCCGAAGGGGATGCGTTTCGAGATCGCACGCTCGACTGTATGGCACAGATCGGGTGTGGCGACATTCGAGACCGGATTCGTTTTGAACACCGCATCACCCCTGACGATTGGCAGCAGCGTTATGGGGTTTACCGCGGCGCAACCTTTAATTTGGCACACAATCTCGGGCAAATGCTGCATCGGCGACCCGGCAATCGATTCGAAGATCTTGACGGAGTCTATCTCGTCGGTGGCGGAACGCATCCCGGCAGCGGATTGCCAGTGATCTATGAGTCGAGCCGGATCACCAGCCGTTTGCTGTTGGATGATCTTGGCATCGATGCGGCATTTATCGACCACCCCGAAGCATCGCCGCTTCAAAAGTAG
- the greA gene encoding transcription elongation factor GreA produces the protein MHDSVPMTREGYNKIKAEIHRLENVEMPLITEKIAEARAEGDLKENAEYHAQRENQGMVMAKVNELKDKIARASIVDVSQLPKDEVVFGCKVTVEDLAYGDEEQFTLVGAGDEDYDSGKILVTSPFGQGLIGKKVGETAEIEAPAGKLRFKILKIELDM, from the coding sequence ATGCATGACTCAGTGCCGATGACACGGGAGGGATACAACAAGATCAAAGCGGAAATTCATCGACTTGAAAATGTCGAGATGCCGTTGATCACGGAAAAGATTGCCGAAGCGCGCGCTGAGGGCGATTTGAAAGAGAACGCTGAATATCATGCCCAACGTGAAAACCAAGGGATGGTGATGGCGAAGGTCAACGAGTTGAAAGACAAAATCGCCCGCGCTTCGATTGTCGATGTTTCGCAATTGCCCAAAGACGAGGTGGTCTTTGGTTGCAAGGTTACCGTCGAAGACTTGGCTTACGGCGACGAAGAACAATTCACGTTGGTCGGCGCCGGCGACGAAGACTATGACTCGGGAAAAATCCTCGTGACCAGCCCCTTCGGTCAAGGTTTGATCGGCAAAAAGGTGGGGGAAACGGCTGAGATCGAAGCCCCCGCGGGCAAGTTGCGGTTCAAGATCTTGAAGATCGAATTGGATATGTAG
- a CDS encoding DNA gyrase inhibitor YacG: MNKKSDSINEPVMKLTCPTCSKRFFVDETPTPPFCCERCQLVDLGRWLGEEIGLPYEGDPEGTPVEYRDPPAE; this comes from the coding sequence ATGAATAAGAAATCTGATTCGATCAACGAACCTGTGATGAAGCTGACCTGTCCGACTTGCAGTAAGCGGTTTTTCGTCGATGAAACGCCGACGCCACCGTTTTGCTGCGAACGATGTCAGTTAGTCGACTTGGGCCGTTGGCTTGGCGAAGAAATTGGTCTGCCCTACGAAGGCGATCCCGAGGGCACGCCGGTCGAGTACCGCGATCCGCCCGCCGAGTGA
- a CDS encoding retropepsin-like aspartic protease family protein codes for MRIPCYHVSACCPETGCPATRYDHSAANEKRFIFSSSRALRSVVSACLTFFVLTDMTPGLAANEAKYSPEVVQKAEKILEAEGLRQSGKTIQPTNATEISRALTSLARQQRELKLIQQSWKAAQAAVDLNRNQLQQMNTQVGELNLQLARVAGVNVQANNRLVGLIEAARSQIRTAMANRTALQEQLAAERAKLTAAETEYAETVLAIRSDYEKLYHSISESLQKKETQIALRVMATNFETPSELSAAIILKSIDKRLERIEQEIFRESIPLTPGSGGALGVTVVVGSKPMHMIVDSGASLVTLPAKTAVELGIEVPVDARQVMLVMADGRTISARAVVLPRVRIGEFEAENVEAAILDPIATDAEPLLGMSFLQHFKFEIDASEKTITLLRVATD; via the coding sequence ATGCGAATTCCTTGTTACCACGTGAGTGCGTGTTGCCCCGAAACGGGCTGCCCCGCGACGCGTTATGACCATTCCGCTGCAAACGAGAAACGATTCATCTTCTCGTCTTCTCGAGCATTGCGATCCGTTGTGTCGGCGTGCCTGACGTTCTTTGTTTTAACCGATATGACGCCGGGGCTCGCCGCAAATGAGGCAAAATACAGCCCCGAGGTGGTACAGAAAGCAGAGAAAATCCTCGAAGCCGAAGGACTCCGCCAGAGCGGAAAAACGATCCAGCCGACCAACGCCACCGAGATCTCGCGGGCCCTGACCAGTTTAGCGCGTCAGCAGCGTGAGTTGAAATTGATCCAACAATCGTGGAAGGCGGCCCAAGCCGCGGTCGATTTGAATCGCAATCAACTCCAACAGATGAACACGCAGGTGGGTGAGTTGAATTTGCAATTGGCACGGGTCGCAGGCGTCAACGTTCAAGCGAACAACCGATTGGTTGGTTTGATCGAAGCGGCTCGGTCGCAGATTCGCACCGCAATGGCCAACCGCACGGCGCTGCAAGAACAACTCGCAGCCGAACGAGCCAAATTGACAGCGGCGGAAACCGAGTATGCGGAAACGGTGCTGGCAATCCGATCCGACTATGAAAAGCTGTACCATTCGATTTCGGAATCGCTGCAGAAAAAGGAAACGCAGATCGCCCTGCGAGTGATGGCAACCAATTTCGAGACGCCATCGGAGTTGTCCGCAGCGATCATTCTGAAATCGATCGACAAGCGACTCGAACGAATCGAGCAAGAGATTTTCCGCGAATCGATTCCGTTGACGCCGGGATCGGGCGGAGCGTTGGGGGTGACCGTCGTGGTCGGCTCGAAACCCATGCACATGATCGTCGACAGTGGCGCTTCGCTGGTGACGCTGCCCGCGAAAACCGCCGTCGAACTTGGGATCGAGGTTCCTGTCGACGCCCGCCAAGTCATGTTGGTGATGGCGGACGGGCGGACGATTTCGGCTCGTGCGGTCGTCTTGCCTCGCGTTCGAATCGGCGAATTTGAAGCCGAGAATGTCGAAGCGGCGATACTTGATCCGATCGCCACCGACGCTGAACCGCTGCTTGGGATGAGTTTTCTGCAGCATTTTAAGTTCGAGATTGATGCCAGCGAAAAAACCATCACGCTGCTGCGAGTCGCCACGGATTAG
- the ndk gene encoding nucleoside-diphosphate kinase produces the protein MQRTLVLLKPDCVQRRLMGEVISRFEAKGLHVVGMKMLRVTPELSRQHYAEHVEKPFYGGLEEFITSAPVVALAIDGLDVIQVVRDMLGATNGLKAAAGTIRGDFSSSRQMNLVHASDSEESASRELKLYFRDEELCDYESVLTAFMRASDE, from the coding sequence ATGCAACGTACATTGGTACTGTTAAAACCCGATTGTGTTCAACGCCGTTTGATGGGCGAAGTGATCTCTCGATTCGAAGCCAAGGGGCTTCACGTCGTGGGCATGAAAATGCTTCGCGTGACTCCTGAATTGTCGCGACAACACTACGCCGAACACGTCGAAAAACCGTTTTACGGCGGATTGGAAGAATTCATCACCTCAGCTCCGGTTGTGGCGTTGGCGATCGACGGATTGGATGTCATCCAAGTTGTCCGCGACATGCTGGGAGCCACCAACGGGCTAAAAGCAGCCGCAGGCACGATTCGTGGCGATTTCAGCAGCAGCCGACAAATGAACCTGGTTCACGCCAGCGATTCCGAAGAATCGGCCAGCCGCGAGCTGAAACTGTACTTCCGCGATGAAGAATTGTGCGACTATGAATCGGTCTTGACCGCATTCATGCGTGCCTCGGACGAGTAA
- a CDS encoding PDZ domain-containing protein, translating into MKSKRHHASLLAIAAAIGLATFVDANTAHAQLFPRLRARLEPLLQPQPLPQSLPNPAVQPQPRPQSPLRPVQPIVRPNSNTPQATVNRPLTPPGSGSLGVDVEQMDMTMQGLRVTRISNHSRANEAGLREGDVIVAIDGQETPTIQAVIEVLGQRRAGESVVARVIRGRRLGQLTIPLVERSLRDEPVAAAKPVTSASENRQPTVASRYEESAKSVLVPSDPVPSDPVPADPVPATPVPADADPSESVASESILKRFGIEVEDAQVVRGAVVSEIEPGSVGQRWGFQVSDRIVSVDGEFVFTAARFESRMQQWDADKPLKLQLIRDERLLTLSLDPARMSESGSVAKSAADTAAPAGDGGDTGSMLEGVGAALGNFLAGQKKTNRDGKGGTTPAAPAETLPQPQSPTVTNPVANADAMSGADPLAFGDEEAIDQAAFEELATPKVDPVERAFDTDLLTRPRSETDATTKRGKELDAEIERLERKLEEMKAKAAEKK; encoded by the coding sequence ATGAAGAGCAAACGTCACCACGCTTCCTTGTTGGCCATCGCGGCTGCGATTGGGTTGGCAACCTTTGTCGACGCAAACACTGCCCATGCCCAGCTCTTTCCACGTTTGCGTGCTCGTTTAGAGCCTTTGTTGCAGCCCCAGCCGCTGCCTCAGTCGCTGCCCAACCCAGCGGTGCAGCCTCAGCCGCGGCCGCAATCGCCTCTCAGGCCCGTCCAGCCAATCGTTCGCCCCAATTCCAACACGCCGCAGGCAACCGTCAATCGACCGCTAACGCCGCCTGGCAGCGGATCGTTAGGGGTGGATGTCGAGCAAATGGACATGACAATGCAGGGATTGCGAGTGACTCGCATTTCAAATCATTCGCGTGCCAATGAGGCGGGGCTTCGCGAAGGCGACGTGATCGTTGCGATTGATGGGCAAGAGACGCCTACGATCCAAGCAGTCATCGAGGTTTTGGGACAGCGCCGAGCGGGCGAATCGGTGGTCGCCCGAGTGATTCGAGGTCGACGATTAGGCCAATTGACGATCCCGTTGGTCGAACGATCGCTTCGCGATGAACCCGTTGCTGCGGCCAAACCCGTCACCTCCGCATCAGAAAACCGCCAGCCCACCGTGGCGTCCAGATATGAAGAGTCTGCAAAATCGGTCCTGGTCCCGTCAGATCCTGTTCCCTCAGATCCTGTTCCCGCAGACCCTGTTCCCGCTACACCGGTCCCCGCAGACGCCGATCCCTCGGAATCGGTGGCATCGGAATCCATTTTGAAGCGTTTCGGGATCGAAGTCGAAGATGCTCAAGTGGTGCGAGGCGCGGTGGTGAGCGAAATCGAACCTGGTTCGGTTGGCCAGCGTTGGGGATTTCAGGTTTCCGACCGCATCGTTTCGGTCGATGGTGAGTTCGTGTTCACCGCAGCGCGATTCGAATCACGGATGCAGCAGTGGGATGCGGACAAGCCACTGAAACTGCAACTGATTCGAGATGAACGTCTGCTCACGCTCTCCTTGGATCCCGCCCGCATGTCGGAGAGCGGTTCGGTGGCTAAATCGGCTGCGGATACCGCCGCCCCCGCGGGAGATGGTGGCGATACGGGATCGATGCTCGAAGGTGTCGGAGCCGCACTGGGAAACTTTTTAGCAGGGCAGAAAAAAACGAATCGCGATGGCAAGGGCGGAACCACTCCCGCGGCTCCCGCGGAAACGCTACCCCAGCCGCAATCGCCGACTGTAACCAATCCCGTGGCCAATGCTGATGCTATGTCGGGGGCGGATCCGTTAGCGTTTGGCGATGAAGAAGCGATCGACCAGGCCGCTTTCGAAGAGTTGGCGACGCCCAAGGTGGACCCGGTCGAACGTGCCTTTGATACCGATTTGTTGACGCGGCCTCGATCGGAAACCGACGCGACCACCAAGCGGGGCAAAGAGTTAGATGCCGAAATCGAGCGGCTGGAACGCAAACTCGAAGAAATGAAAGCAAAGGCGGCCGAGAAAAAATAG